In Pelosinus sp. UFO1, one genomic interval encodes:
- a CDS encoding FTR1 family protein → MRNRFFLLVMFLLIFIVPLGANVTNAASDGVQNMTKAKPYIDQALIKAKTDLVSSKKSYDQFHDQWLDIEDTVKADSKLAYRDIETQMGQVEYAFMINKQQDALTALQNLQQVFEKYIRGQYEKGVDSKEEDATLAEFVELLQQTKENIQKQDQAKSLESITKVRETWLSVEGSVVAQSSSIYNDSERDMVVVNAMIADQKYDNAAALVETMIAYLTPLAQKSSYTFWDAAMIPLREGMEALLVVGALLAFVNKSKDGKGKRWVWAGVFAGVIVSAILAIVIKLVFTSGAFGKNNFLIAGWTGIFASVMLLYMSYWLHSNSNMEEWNRYIKGKTETALSTGRVISLGVLSFLAVFREGTETVLFIIGMINQISTQELLFGIFVGCGILTVIAYLMLFVGVKLPIRPFFLVSSVVVFYLCVKFMGLGVHGLQLAGIIPVSNAPILPTIDFLGFFPSWQSAVPQLAIALFAITFLIVNETRKKKSKIIATN, encoded by the coding sequence ATGCGAAACCGTTTTTTTCTTTTAGTAATGTTTCTACTTATTTTCATCGTGCCTCTTGGGGCAAATGTTACGAATGCTGCAAGTGATGGTGTTCAGAATATGACCAAGGCAAAACCTTATATCGATCAAGCTCTTATCAAAGCAAAAACAGATCTGGTGTCCTCAAAAAAATCATATGATCAATTTCACGATCAATGGCTTGACATAGAGGATACAGTAAAAGCGGATTCAAAACTTGCTTACCGTGATATCGAAACCCAAATGGGCCAGGTTGAATATGCATTTATGATCAATAAGCAGCAAGATGCATTGACAGCACTTCAGAACTTACAGCAAGTTTTCGAAAAGTATATTCGTGGTCAGTATGAGAAAGGTGTCGATTCGAAAGAAGAAGACGCTACTCTTGCTGAGTTCGTCGAGCTTTTACAGCAAACGAAAGAGAATATTCAAAAGCAGGATCAGGCAAAGTCGCTTGAATCGATAACTAAAGTACGAGAAACATGGTTGAGTGTTGAGGGAAGTGTTGTAGCCCAATCCTCTTCCATCTATAACGATTCGGAAAGGGACATGGTTGTCGTTAATGCCATGATTGCCGATCAAAAGTATGATAATGCGGCAGCCCTTGTAGAGACTATGATCGCCTATCTTACCCCCTTGGCACAAAAATCATCCTATACCTTTTGGGACGCAGCCATGATACCGCTCAGAGAGGGGATGGAAGCATTACTGGTTGTTGGCGCACTGCTTGCTTTTGTCAATAAATCAAAGGATGGCAAAGGTAAGCGTTGGGTCTGGGCCGGTGTTTTTGCTGGGGTAATTGTTAGTGCGATCTTGGCAATCGTCATCAAATTGGTCTTTACCTCTGGTGCGTTTGGGAAAAACAATTTCCTAATAGCAGGGTGGACGGGGATTTTTGCCTCGGTAATGTTGCTTTATATGAGTTACTGGCTTCATAGCAATTCCAATATGGAGGAATGGAACCGGTATATTAAGGGGAAAACCGAAACCGCCTTGAGTACAGGCCGGGTAATATCCTTAGGGGTGCTTTCATTTTTGGCAGTTTTCCGGGAAGGTACTGAGACGGTTCTCTTCATCATTGGAATGATCAATCAAATCAGCACACAAGAGTTGCTCTTTGGGATTTTTGTTGGTTGCGGTATTCTTACGGTCATTGCTTATTTGATGCTATTTGTAGGCGTAAAATTACCCATTCGCCCGTTCTTCCTAGTTTCCAGCGTAGTTGTATTCTACCTATGTGTTAAATTCATGGGACTTGGAGTACATGGCTTACAGTTAGCAGGTATCATACCTGTTTCGAATGCACCGATTCTGCCAACGATTGATTTTCTCGGATTTTTCCCTTCTTGGCAGAGTGCTGTGCCCCAACTGGCAATTGCATTGTTTGCAATCACTTTCTTGATTGTCAACGAGACTCGTAAGAAAAAGAGTAAAATAATTGCTACGAACTAA
- a CDS encoding DoxX family protein, translated as MSKRYYEWSMLVLRVALGIIFLAHGLQKIAGFEGIVKWFGSIGLPAALAYVVTTIETVGGAFLILGLFTRTAAAGIMFVMLGAIFSVKMSKGFIGGYEFDISLLAIAVALILSGSNTYSLGNLFSSSKASSSAKKTA; from the coding sequence ATGTCAAAACGTTATTATGAATGGAGTATGCTTGTGCTCCGTGTCGCTTTAGGAATCATTTTTCTAGCTCATGGATTACAAAAAATAGCTGGATTTGAGGGCATTGTTAAATGGTTCGGCTCAATAGGATTGCCAGCTGCACTTGCCTATGTAGTGACTACAATTGAGACTGTAGGTGGTGCGTTCCTGATTCTCGGATTGTTTACACGCACTGCAGCAGCTGGAATTATGTTTGTTATGCTAGGAGCAATTTTTTCCGTCAAAATGAGTAAGGGATTTATTGGTGGGTATGAGTTTGATATATCGTTACTAGCTATTGCAGTGGCGTTGATTCTATCAGGAAGTAACACCTATTCCTTAGGAAATCTATTCAGTTCATCCAAAGCAAGTTCCTCTGCAAAGAAAACTGCTTGA
- a CDS encoding RNA polymerase sigma factor has translation MSENEKTVDQEIIRFYKVGDQERALKLFTNQYQTKLYSLAYRMLGNHDDAMDALQEILLQVHRSLRNFKGQSSLYTWVYRLSSNVCFNFRKKRSRTSNQIEWEESLQAVMLPIERPNEDPDKMCESKYNQFLVQQAILKLPETQRALLILHDLEGIPVPEVASILNINTNAAKSRIHRGRAALRNIISKGFVVKGMEGVGVFSAEDSNKIM, from the coding sequence ATGAGCGAGAACGAAAAGACGGTTGATCAGGAGATAATTCGTTTTTATAAGGTCGGAGATCAGGAGAGAGCATTAAAACTTTTTACAAATCAATATCAGACGAAACTCTATTCCTTGGCGTACCGGATGCTTGGGAACCATGACGATGCTATGGATGCGCTACAAGAAATCCTGCTCCAAGTACATCGATCTTTGCGAAATTTTAAGGGGCAGTCCAGTTTATACACTTGGGTTTATCGATTGAGCTCTAACGTATGTTTTAATTTTCGTAAAAAAAGAAGCCGAACTAGCAATCAAATAGAGTGGGAGGAAAGTCTCCAAGCAGTCATGCTGCCGATTGAACGTCCAAATGAAGATCCAGATAAGATGTGTGAGTCTAAGTATAATCAATTTTTGGTTCAGCAAGCTATCTTAAAATTGCCCGAGACCCAGCGAGCACTTCTTATTTTGCATGATCTTGAGGGAATTCCCGTTCCCGAGGTTGCCAGTATTTTAAATATTAATACGAATGCAGCAAAGTCAAGAATTCATCGCGGTAGAGCAGCTTTGCGTAATATTATAAGCAAAGGTTTTGTAGTCAAAGGAATGGAAGGGGTAGGCGTTTTCTCGGCAGAAGATTCCAATAAAATAATGTAG